CTCGCCGGCCGGTGCGGCGTGTCCACCGGCAGCGTCACCAGGCTCTGCCGCGCGCTGGGCCTGCGCGGTTACCCCGAGCTGCGGATCGCGCTGGCCGCCGACAGCGGCCGGATCAAGGCCGAGCCGTGGAGCTCGACGATGGGCGCCGACGTGAGCGAGGACGACGACATCCCGCGCGTCGCCGAGGTCGTCCGCGCGGCCATCAGGCAGGCCGTCGGCGACACCATCGGCGGCCTCGACCTCGACGCGGTCGGGCGGGCCGCGCGGGCGCTGGCCGCGGCGCGCCGGGTGTGGGTGTTCGGCATCGGGGGCAGCGGCACCGTGGCCTCGGAGCTGCAGCAGCGGCTGCACCCCATCGGGGTGCCGGCCTGGGCCACGCTCGACCCGCACCTCGCGGTCAGCGGCGCGGCGCTGCTCGGCCCCAGGGACGCCCTGGTGGGGATCTCGCACAGCGGCCGCACCCGCGAGACGATCGACGTGCTCGCCCAGGCCGCGTCGAGCGGCGCCACCACCATCGCCGTGACCAACGACGCCGCCTCCCCGCTGGCCGGGCAGGCGAGCATCCCGCTGATCACCGTCGTCCGCCAGGCGGGGCTGCGCACGGAGGCCCTGTCGTCCAGACACGGGCAGCTCGCGGTGATCGACCTGCTCTTCATCGCCACCGCGCAGTGCGCCGTCGAGCAGGCGAGCCGCAGCGTGCGCACCGCGCAGCAGGCCGTGGCGCCGCGCAAGGAGAGGCTGTGACGGGGCCGCCCCCCGACCGGGCCGGACGGAGGAAGTGAGGCGTTGTGATCGCAGTACGGTTCTCGGTGCTCGGCCCGCTGACCGTGGTCCGCGACGGGCGGCGGGTGCCCGTTCCCGGCGGCAAGATCCGCGCCGTTCTCGCGACGCTGCTGCTGCGGCCCAACCAGGTCGTCACCGTCGACCACTTCGCCGAACGGCTGTGGGACCAGCGCGTGCCGCGCAACCCGCGCCGGGTCCTGCAGACCAACGTCGCGCGCCTGCGGCAGTCGCTGGGCCTCGGCAAGCTGATCCTGACCGAGCCGGGCGGCTACCTCGCCCGGCTGCGCGCCGACCAGCTCGACCTGCTCCGGTTCCGGCACCTGGTCGAGCAGGCCGGCCGCGCCACCGCGGAGGAGGAGGGGCGGCTGCTGCACGAGGCGCTGCGCCTGTGGCACGGGCCCGTGTGCGCCGACGTCGAGTCCGACACCCTGCACAGGATCGACGTGCCGCCCCTGGCCGAGCAGCGCCTCCAGGTGCTCGAACGCCGCATCGACGCCGACCTGCGGGCCGGTGAGCACGCCGCGCTCACCGCCGAGCTGCGGGCGCTGACCGCCGAGCATCCCCTGCGCGAGCGGTTCTGGGCCCAGCTCATGACCGCCCTGTACCGGGGCGGCCGGCAGGCCGAGGCGCTCGACGCCTACCGCGCCATCGCCGGCCTGCTGCGCGACGAGCTCGGCATCGACCCCAACGCGGAGCTGCGCCGGCTCCACCACGCCGTGCTCACGCAGGAGCGGCTCGTGCTCCGCGCGGCGCGGCCCGCGCCCCAGCCCGCGTCCCGGCCCACCCCCCGGCAGCTGCCCGCCGACGTTACGGCGTTCACCGGGCGGGCGCGGGAGCTGGCCGCGCTGGACCGGATGAGCGACGCGTCCGCGGCGATGGTCACCGCCATCACGGGCATGGCGGGGGCCGGCAAGACGGCGCTGGCCGTGCACGCCGCCCACCGCCTGGCCCCGCACTTCCCCGACGGGCAGCTCTTCGTCGACCTGCACGGCCACACGCGGGGCAGGGCGCCGGCCGACCCCGCCGACACGCTCGCCCGCGTGCTCGGCCTGCTCGGCGTGCCGGGGGAGGCGATCCCGCCGCAGCTCGCCGACCGGGCCGCCCTGTACCGCAGCGTGCTGGCCGGCAGGAAGATGCTCGTCGTCCTGGACGACGCCGTCGGCGAGGAGCAGGTACGGCCGCTGCTGCCCGGCACGGGAGCCTGCCGGGTGCTGGTCACCAGCCGCCGCCGGCTGCTCGACCTCGACGGCGCCCGCACGGTGCCGGTGGACGTGCTCCCGGAGGCGGACGCGATCCTGCTGTTCACGCGCGCCGCCGGACGTGAGCGCCTCGCGAGCGCGCCCCAGGAGGCGCCCGCCGAGGTGGTACGCCGCTGCGGCCTGCTCCCGCTGGCCATCCACCTGGCCGCGGCCCGGCTCCAGGCCCATCCGGCGTGGAGCGCCGGCCACCTGCTCGAACGGCTGCGCGAGCCCGGCCGCCGGCTGGGCGAGCTGCGGGCCGGGCGGCGCAGCGTCGCAGGCGCGCTCGAACTGTCGTGCCGCGGCCTGGCCCCCGACGGGCGGCGCGCCTACCGCCTGCTGAGCCTGCACCCGGGGGCCGACATCGTGCCGGAGGCCGCCGCCGCGCTGCTGTCCACGACCGTGGCCGGGGTCTCGGCGCGGCTGGAGCGGCTGCTGGAGCTGCACCTGCTGCAGGAGCCCGAGCCCGGCCGGTACCGCTTCCACGAGCTGGTCCGCGCGCACGCCGCCGAGCTGGCCGCGCGGGAGGAGTCCGAGGACGGCCGGCGGGCCGCGCTGACCCGGCTGCTCGACCACTACAGCCGGGCCGCCTCGGCCGCGATGGACCGCCTCTACCCGTACGAGGCCGACACGCGCCCGCACCCGCCCGCCCCTCCTGCAGCCCCGCCCGCCGCCGTGCCCGCGCCTGATCCCGCCACGGCCGCCGCCTGGCTGGAGGACGAGGCGGCCACCCTGCTCGCCCTCGCCCGGCACGCCGCCGAGCACGGCTTCCCCGAGCACGTGCGGCACCTGGCGGCCACCCTGCACCGCTGCCTGGTCACCAGGGGCCGCTACGCCGAGGCGGAGACCCTGCAGACCCGGGCGCTGGCCGCCGCCCGCGCCGCCGCCGGCCGTACCGGAGAGATGGAGGCGCTCCTGGCGCTGGGCGAGCTGCACCACCGGCAGAACAGGACCGAGCCGGCCGTGCGGGACCTCTGCCAGGCGCTGTCCATCGCCCGCGAGCTCGGGCACCGCACCGGGGAGCTGCGCGGGCTCACCGTCCTCGCTCAGGTGCACGCCGTCCACGGGCCGCACCCCCGCTCCTCCGCCGACTTCTCGCTGGCGTTGTGCGTCGCCAGGCGGATCGGTCACCGCACCGGCGAGCTGGACGCGCTGATCGGCCGCGGCGACGTGCTGCGCAGGTCAGGGCGGTACGACGAGGCCTTCGACACGCTCACGGAGGCCCTCGGCATCGCCAGGGCCAACGGCCACCGCACCGGCGAGGTGCACGGGCTGCTCGGCCTCGGCCACGTGCACCTCGCATGCGGCGAGTACGGCCCGGCCACCGGCTGCTTCACCCGGGCGCTGGAGTCGGCCCGCCGCACCGGGCACCTGCCGGCCGAGCTCGACGGCCTCACCGCGCTGGGCGACCTGCACCGGGCGCAGGGGCGGCACCGGCAGGCCCACGACCACTACGAGCGGGCGCTCGGCCTGGCCCGCCGGGCCGGCAACCGCACCTGGCAGTTCGAGGCGGTGCAGGGCATGGGGCGGCTCTGGCACGAGCGCGGCCAGGCGGGCCGGGCGTTCGAAAGCCACCGTCAGGCGCTCAGGCTCGCCGCGGACCTCGGCCGGCCGGGCGACCAGGCCCGCGCGCACGACGGCCTCGCGCACGCGCTGGCCGCGCTCGGGCGGCGCGAGCAGGCCCGCCACCACTGGACGCAGGCGCTGAGCATCCTGGCGCCGCTGGGCACCCGGCAGGCCGAGGAGGCCGGGGTGGACGTCGAGAGCATCCTCGGCCACCTCGGGCGCGTCACCGCAGAGGGCTCGCTGAGACGCCTCTGCCAGCCCCGGCCCGCCTGAGCCTGCCCGGCGCATGACCGGATGACCAGGCGAACATGAATCGGCCATCGGCGTGTCCCGATGATCGCGGGGGCAGGGGTGTCTGTGATGTGAGGTGGTGAGGCATGATGCCGGAGACGAAGGACGTACAGGCGCTGAAGCGGCGCCTGGGCCCGGTCGGGGTCTGGAACAGCACGCTGAGCGGCGAGCCCGCCTCGGTCGAGCGCGAGGCGGCCGCCGAGATCGAGAGCCTCGGCTTCGGCACGTTGTGGATCGGCGAGACCCCCACCGGCAAGGAGGCGCTGGCCCACGCCGCCATCCTGCTGGGCGCGACGAGCAGCCTGACCGTCGCCACCGGCATCGCCAGCATCTGGGGCCGCGACGCCACCGCCGCCGCGAACGGGGCGAACACGCTCGCGGAGGCGTACGAGAGCAGGTTCGTGCTGGGCCTCGGGGTGAGCCACGCGCCGGCGGTCGCCGGCCGGGGGCACGACTACAGCAAGCCGGTCACGGCGATGCGCGAGTACCTCGACGCCATGGACGCCACCGAGTACGCCGGCCCGCTTCCCGAGCCGGCGCCCCGGCTGCTGGCGGCGCTGCGGGGCAGGATGCTGGAGCTGGCGGCGCGGCGGGCGTACGGGGCGCATCCCTACTTCGTCACCCCGGAGCACACCGCCCGCGCCCGCGCGGCGCTCGGGCCCGAGCCCGTGCTGGCGCCCGAGCAGACGGTGATACTCGAAAGCGACCCGGACCGGGCGCGGCAGATCGCGCGCGGTTTCACGGCCCGGTACCTGGCGCTGCCGAACTACACCAACAACCTGCTCGACCTCGGCTGGAGGCAGGACGACCTGACCGACGGCGGCAGCGACGCACTGGTGGACGCCATCGTGGCGTGGGGCGACCCGGACCGGATCATCGAACGGGTGCGGGCCCATCACGAGGCCGGGGCCGACCACGTCTGCATCCAGCCGCTCGCCGACAGCCCGCAGCAGCTGCTGGAGCACCTGCGCGTGCTGGCGCGCTCGGACGTCGTCGCGAGCTGACACCGACGGGAACGGGGGAGTGGGCTCGTGCGAGTCATCGTCGATCTGACGCGCTGCCAGGGGTACGGGCAGTGCGTGTTCCTCGCGCCGGACGTCTTCACCATGCACGACGAGGCGCTCCTGTACGACCTGCAGCCCGCCGACGAGCACCGCGAGCACGTGCTCAGGGCGGCGGCGGCCTGCCCGGTCCAGGCCATCCACCTGGACAGGACGGCGCTGCCGCTGGATCTGCCCAGCGACCAGGAGGTGCGCCCGCAGCTCACCGACGGGCGGATCGTGATCGTCGGAGCCTCGCTGGCGGGCGCGCGGGCGGCCGAGGTGCTCAGGCGGGACGGGTTCACCGGCTCGCTGACCATGATCGGCGACGAGACGCGCGAGCCGTACGACCGGCCGCCCCTGTCCAAACAGGTGCTCACCGGCCAGGTCCCGCCCGAGCACACCCTGCTGCCCCGCCTGCGCGAAGTGGAGGCGGAGCTGCTGTTCGGCACGCCGGCCACCGGCCTGGACGTCGCGGGCAAGCGCGTGCACCTGGCGGACGGCAGGCAGGTGGAGTTCGACCGGGTGCTGCTGGCTACCGGCACCCGCGCCCGCCCCTGGCCGGACCGGGCCGAGGCGGCGCTCGCCGGCGTCCACACGCTGCGCGACGCGCGCGACGCCGCCGAGCTGCGGCAGGCGCTGGCGGCCGGCCCGCGCCGGGTGCTGATCCTCGGCGCCGGGTTCACCGGCAGCGAGATCGCCTCCGTCTGCCGGGAGCTGGACCTGCCGGTGACGGTCGTCGAGCGCGGGCCCGCCCCGCTCTACAACGCGATGGGGGGCGTGATCGGCGACGTGGCCGCGCGGCTCCACCGCGAGCACGGCGTGGACCTGCGCACCGGCACGACCGTCACGGCGCTGGAGTCCGACGGGAACGGGCGGCTGAGCGGGGCCAGGCTGTCGGACGGCAGCACGGTCGAGGCGGACGTGGCCGTGGTGGCGCTCGGCTCGATCCGCAACGTCGAGTGGCTGCGCGACTCCGGCCTGGCCGCCGGGGCGTGGGGCGTGACCTGCGACGCGGGCTGCCGCGCCGTGGACCTCAACGGCCTGGTCACCGACGACGTGTTCGTGGCCGGCGACATCGCCCGGTTCCCGCACCCGCTGTACGAGTACCAGTTCATGAGCCTCGAACACTGGGGTAACGCGGTCGCCCAGGCCGAGATCGCCGCGCACAACATGGTCAGCGACCAGGCGCACCGCTGGCCGCACCTGTCGGTGCCGGTCTTCTGGTCCAGCCAGTTCGGCGTGAACATCAAGTCGGTGGGCGTGCCCACGTTCGCCGACCAGGTCGTCTTCGCCCAGGGCTCGCCGGAGGAGCGGCGGTTCGTCGCCGTCTACGGCTACCAGGGCCGGATCACCGCGGCGGTCACCTTCGACCAGGCCATGTGGCTGGAGTTCTACCAGCGCCAGATCGAGCAGGCGGCGCCGTTCCCGCCGGACTTCCGGCACGTCGCCGCCGGAGCGGACGGGGGGCCGGTGCCCGCGCGGGTCCCCGAGCGGCTGGTGGCCAGCGCGGGCGCCACGGTCGTGGTGACCGGCCACGATCCCGCGGAGCGCCGCGCCACGCTGGTGCACCCGCGCTGACAGCAGGAGAGAGAACATGGACGTCCTGAAGCAGATCCTCGACCCGGCCGCCCGCGCCGACCCGTACCGGTACTTCGGCGCGCTGCGCGAGAGCCCCGTGGTGGCGCAGGACGACGGCAGCTACCTCGTCACCACCTACCGCGAGATCGTCGCCCTGCTGCACGACCCGCGCATCAGCTCCGACCGCCGCAACCTCAGTAGCGCCGCCGTCCACGACCCCGACCTGCACCCGTCCTTCATCGGCCTGGACCCGCCGGAGCACGACCGGCTGCGCGGCCTGGCCATGCGGCACTTCGGCCCGCCGCACTCGCCGGAGACGGTCGAACGGCTGCGCCCGAAGATGCTGGAGCTCACCACCGCCCTGATCGACGGCCTGGCCGGCAAGAACAGGGCCGACCTCGTGGACGAGGTGGCCTACCCGCTGCCGGTGGCGGTGATCTGCGCGCTGCTCGGCGTACCGGAGGAGGACGAGCCGCGCTTCCACGCGCTGGCCGACGAGGTGGTCGAGACGCTCGGGCCGGGCGAGGAGGACCGCGAGGAACGCGAGCGGGCCC
The nucleotide sequence above comes from Nonomuraea gerenzanensis. Encoded proteins:
- a CDS encoding TIGR03620 family F420-dependent LLM class oxidoreductase gives rise to the protein MMPETKDVQALKRRLGPVGVWNSTLSGEPASVEREAAAEIESLGFGTLWIGETPTGKEALAHAAILLGATSSLTVATGIASIWGRDATAAANGANTLAEAYESRFVLGLGVSHAPAVAGRGHDYSKPVTAMREYLDAMDATEYAGPLPEPAPRLLAALRGRMLELAARRAYGAHPYFVTPEHTARARAALGPEPVLAPEQTVILESDPDRARQIARGFTARYLALPNYTNNLLDLGWRQDDLTDGGSDALVDAIVAWGDPDRIIERVRAHHEAGADHVCIQPLADSPQQLLEHLRVLARSDVVAS
- a CDS encoding AfsR/SARP family transcriptional regulator, which translates into the protein MIAVRFSVLGPLTVVRDGRRVPVPGGKIRAVLATLLLRPNQVVTVDHFAERLWDQRVPRNPRRVLQTNVARLRQSLGLGKLILTEPGGYLARLRADQLDLLRFRHLVEQAGRATAEEEGRLLHEALRLWHGPVCADVESDTLHRIDVPPLAEQRLQVLERRIDADLRAGEHAALTAELRALTAEHPLRERFWAQLMTALYRGGRQAEALDAYRAIAGLLRDELGIDPNAELRRLHHAVLTQERLVLRAARPAPQPASRPTPRQLPADVTAFTGRARELAALDRMSDASAAMVTAITGMAGAGKTALAVHAAHRLAPHFPDGQLFVDLHGHTRGRAPADPADTLARVLGLLGVPGEAIPPQLADRAALYRSVLAGRKMLVVLDDAVGEEQVRPLLPGTGACRVLVTSRRRLLDLDGARTVPVDVLPEADAILLFTRAAGRERLASAPQEAPAEVVRRCGLLPLAIHLAAARLQAHPAWSAGHLLERLREPGRRLGELRAGRRSVAGALELSCRGLAPDGRRAYRLLSLHPGADIVPEAAAALLSTTVAGVSARLERLLELHLLQEPEPGRYRFHELVRAHAAELAAREESEDGRRAALTRLLDHYSRAASAAMDRLYPYEADTRPHPPAPPAAPPAAVPAPDPATAAAWLEDEAATLLALARHAAEHGFPEHVRHLAATLHRCLVTRGRYAEAETLQTRALAAARAAAGRTGEMEALLALGELHHRQNRTEPAVRDLCQALSIARELGHRTGELRGLTVLAQVHAVHGPHPRSSADFSLALCVARRIGHRTGELDALIGRGDVLRRSGRYDEAFDTLTEALGIARANGHRTGEVHGLLGLGHVHLACGEYGPATGCFTRALESARRTGHLPAELDGLTALGDLHRAQGRHRQAHDHYERALGLARRAGNRTWQFEAVQGMGRLWHERGQAGRAFESHRQALRLAADLGRPGDQARAHDGLAHALAALGRREQARHHWTQALSILAPLGTRQAEEAGVDVESILGHLGRVTAEGSLRRLCQPRPA
- a CDS encoding MurR/RpiR family transcriptional regulator, translating into MEGIIARLRMSAAAMPGAQRALAELVLADPDAVSHMTIVALAGRCGVSTGSVTRLCRALGLRGYPELRIALAADSGRIKAEPWSSTMGADVSEDDDIPRVAEVVRAAIRQAVGDTIGGLDLDAVGRAARALAAARRVWVFGIGGSGTVASELQQRLHPIGVPAWATLDPHLAVSGAALLGPRDALVGISHSGRTRETIDVLAQAASSGATTIAVTNDAASPLAGQASIPLITVVRQAGLRTEALSSRHGQLAVIDLLFIATAQCAVEQASRSVRTAQQAVAPRKERL
- a CDS encoding FAD-dependent oxidoreductase — its product is MRVIVDLTRCQGYGQCVFLAPDVFTMHDEALLYDLQPADEHREHVLRAAAACPVQAIHLDRTALPLDLPSDQEVRPQLTDGRIVIVGASLAGARAAEVLRRDGFTGSLTMIGDETREPYDRPPLSKQVLTGQVPPEHTLLPRLREVEAELLFGTPATGLDVAGKRVHLADGRQVEFDRVLLATGTRARPWPDRAEAALAGVHTLRDARDAAELRQALAAGPRRVLILGAGFTGSEIASVCRELDLPVTVVERGPAPLYNAMGGVIGDVAARLHREHGVDLRTGTTVTALESDGNGRLSGARLSDGSTVEADVAVVALGSIRNVEWLRDSGLAAGAWGVTCDAGCRAVDLNGLVTDDVFVAGDIARFPHPLYEYQFMSLEHWGNAVAQAEIAAHNMVSDQAHRWPHLSVPVFWSSQFGVNIKSVGVPTFADQVVFAQGSPEERRFVAVYGYQGRITAAVTFDQAMWLEFYQRQIEQAAPFPPDFRHVAAGADGGPVPARVPERLVASAGATVVVTGHDPAERRATLVHPR